The segment ATGCGTAAGTAGCGGCCTTCAGATGggcaaacaaattgaaaattgggtCAACATCaaagtttaattaatttatgCGTCATGATAAATGCAGTTTACCTGGTATCAATCCAACTGCcttgaaaaacataaaaaatgatttcatttattGTTGTAAACTCTGCCTTAGACAGTCACGTGACCTGCATAATCAAACGCACTGGTTTTTCtgtacattttgaaataaaccattgtttattatgaatacAACGTATGATATTTATAACAtgtacaataataataataatacatgatCAAACAGGGATTTGGAAACCAGTTAACACTTATATTAATCAGTTTCCTTAGATATAATTCACTTATCTTTAATTATTGATGTGCCCAGATTGGAATGTCTTTGTAAGCACGTCTAAAGGCTGAACTAACAGTTTGTTTAAAAGTGCGTTATGGAAGAAAAAAGATGCAAGATTAGAAAATTAACTGTAATTTTGATTAAGTAAATTAATATGATATAgaatatataagtaataaggataAGAAATCACCGTTTGAGTATTACGAGGCTGTCAAATACTTTCGGGGCgatcaaatccaataatttaaaaagcccgaagggcttaaTGGTAGATTTGATCACCCCGACCGAATTTGATatcctcataatattcaaagaatgatatcttattccttatatctaaataattttcagcaattgtacgattaaatattaaaatagtaaTTGATGGAATGTATTGGACTATAGATTAAAAAGTGAATTCTAGTGTTGTCAGAGAcaaacactggaaaatgtaaatatttagaaatcCAACACagcaaataaaatgtaattgtgGAATCTAATtgaaatacatatgtacatagaTTCATTTTTTATAAGTTGTGGCATCAGTGTAGATACAGTTTACCATGCCTGTGCGGATATacattactctctctctctctctctctctctctctctctctctctctctctctctctctctctctctctctctctctctgagcaAGAGACAGTGCATGTTTATATCCCGGCGTTCGACTTGGATAATTTCTTGACAATGACACACCAGTTGACCAAATATCCCACCACCgaaaaataaaaagacattATCCTGTAATATTTAACAGTATCAAGACTTAATACTGCTTAAAGTTCAGTTTCATTACATATGTCATGacttttcaaaatgatatatgtctatcggtagaaaaaaaatcttatcagGTCTTCCAcaagtttaatttaatttctatcATTTACTTTGaccttttaaatgttaaaacggAATACCATAATTGAATATAATATAGTATTTTCAGAGTAAAAgtcattttatcttttattgtgtTACAGTATATAAATTTCTAATACCTGCACTTTCAGCAACACTTTAATGGGAATGCACTTTGTTTACAACCTACACCGTGGTAAATAGCCTCTTCTTgtgcattttcaaaaaattgtcttcaaaTCTAGAGCCtcgagcaaaaaaaaaagaaaaaaaaaaagtaattgtcattcaattaaatttatctTACTTTCATTTCTTATCCATACAGGACGTCAACGTTTTGGCGCTTTTCGGGAAAAATTGTCAagttataaaatgtaatgtcaaatatatacaagtagTACAATGATCTCCAGTAGCCCAAACGGAAGGGAAAATACTTCTTTGCATCTATCTGCATTATTTAATAATCATTGTCTATTTTTATGCGTTtctatataggcctatatattTTGATAGTTTTCCAATATAATCGTTTAGATGATAAATAAACAACTTTTCAGGGGATTTTTTTGTGGCCAAAAACAATGCATAGGATTAGCATCTGAATgaataattttctaaaatttgaattttatgacGTCACATACTACTTGCATTAATTTAATTAAGCGCTGTCCCATCATACACACTAATTAACAGCATACGTAATTTGTCACTTCGGGCAAATGCGATGTTTTATGGTATATACCAGTCGTTTTATGAAAATGCCACGCCTATCAAACTTATTTGCGAAATTATTTAGCATTATGATTATTCAGAGGgccttttttgaaaaattctctaATAAATACCAACTGGACAGgacaaataaaatcagaataCGGAACAAGAAGGTAAGAGAGACATCCTTAATATTAACAACATTTTGTTATCAGAATTAATTCTTGATACTACACATCGCTTgcgttttatttttgataaacataaaatacatgtctatatattttaaaggttttataaAGCCgcatttaattttccaaaaacactcaactcattaaaaaaaatatacccagATATATGGCAATTTTGAATCTGATTTATATTAACATAAACTCATTATCAAATGCTTTGTGATTAAATGTGCAACTTAGCGCCATagtaacattttgttaaatcattttatatagtaGATAACGCATTTCCCTTTACCAAAATGTTCAACTCCGGATAGTTGTTTAATTAAGAACTACGTAATCCATTGTTCTGTGGATTAATCAAATTGAATATTCGTTGGCATCAATAATCGCGGATTTAGCCCTTTACAGTTTTTAGGATATTGGCCGTTACAAAAGTTTGGATTACTAGGAATCAAAATGTGTATATGACAATTAATTGGTCATGGACAATTTTTTCCTCCAATAATCTGCATCATCATACATCGTCGCAACCCTCTGTGCGGAGTAGTAGACAATCTTACTccaggccccggggccataaaacttagacgggctcacttttgatctcagtctcacctTTTCACTAtatgttccttttgtaaaagtgagacttagatcaaaagtaagctcgtctaagttttatgacCCTGGGGCCAGTGGTAGAATGTTGTTCATAATATGTAGATCAGTTGTACGCCTAGTAAAGAATGTTTGTCTTTGGCGAGCATTTGATCACAGTTAGAGCCTGAAGTGATTGGTAAACGATTTATATGTTAATTACCTAAAAATCATCGTGTTAACATAAAGCAAGCCAGATATAATATACACATCCTTGAACCACAATTCAAAATACGATTCGAGTTTTGTTAATTAATGGTatagcatgttttttttttcatgaactgTAGTTTAAACGCTCACGGATAAATGGAGTGGTCATTTgagtgaaataaattgaattgaattgaattgcaTTTAAAATACAAGAAACTACATATGTACGATcagttgatttttattttcttttgatagATGATAGACACCTATTTATATGCTGTGTGGCTTGGGCTCATTGGGCTGTCGTCTGCCCTTCTGGAGCCAACTCCCTTTCCCGCCGAATTACAAGAATGTTACGAATACCGTGCTTACAATATGACACCATCATTTAAGGCTGCTATGCACATTCAAAACATCTGCTTTAGGAATTATCAATACAACCAATTCGCCGCCGGTAAAGTTTGGTCCGGTCCTAACATCACACAAGAAGGTGTTAACTACATAGAAAGCCTATTTCGCCAGATCCTCTTGGAAGCAAAACATGTAGAGAAATATAATAAACATGGCGGAAGACAGAAGCGACAAGCGTTCCCGGGAAGATTCAGACGCGAAGTACGGAGTCCTGGGGCTTTCCAACCATACGCAAATTGCATACAGCGACTTCAAAGCGAGGTAAGTGTAAATGCGTGTTCGACTTTTACTAGTAAGTAATTCTAAATTGTtccatacatttacatgttatGTTGCGAGTTTCAACATAGCGTTgccaaataaaatcaaagttctgaagtactgaaagccgggctttTTGATGTGTCATTATGCATATCGTGTAGCAAAGACtgacaatctctctctctctctctctctctctctctctctaatgcTTTGAATGTCGGCAAAACGTCTGAGAGCGACTTAATTTGTAAGCAgctattaacaaaaatatgccATATATAGAAACATGTACTGACAATTCGCATGCCTACAGACAACAGCCCCTGGACTaatacggttttttttttcagtcggTAGAGCCTGCCACTGCTGGACGCAATACCTATCAAACTATGGCCGTTTTCCACACTGGAGAAACGCTGCGATATGCTCATGGCGGACCCGCTTTTGCTCCATGGCACAGAATTTACTTGCTGTTGTAAGTATAAAAACAAACCAATTCTTACACGCTCAATGTATTAAGCTTTTCAAATTCCTATTACTGACTATAACTTTAAAGTAATGTGAATTCAAttcatatttaacaaaaattacatatttggTTTTGTGGagaatcaaaagaaaaataacaattttagataAGTTACGACTAAATGACATACTTTTTCAATACTTTTTCATATCGagtcaaattatttttgaaaaagccCTTTCACTATCTTCTCTTTGGTGTTAGGTTGGAGACAGCGTGTAGAGCCCCCATTCCTTACTGGGATTCTGGTCTTGACCACGATATGACGAACCCCACCATGTCCATTCTTTGGAGTAATCAGTTCTTCGGTAATGGAGACGGAGAGGTTATGAATGGTCCTTTTAGAGACATGCGAACGATTCTTGGAACTCCAGTTATCAGAAACTACGGAACAGGTCAGTATTTGATCCagaaaacctttaaataatgcGATAATTGCAGGTCtctgcatttattttattcttccAAAAAGACAGACAATCAGTTTTCTCCAAGTATCAGCGgggatttcaataaaaataagctCGCCAAGTCCTTTTCACAATCTCTGCTAACATCGAATAACGAGGTCTCTGTTTATTGTAGGTGACAGTGCCTTGTTTACCAAAGAAGGTCTGAGAGCTGTTTTAAGTCAAAGAAACTATGCAGACATTGCCGAACCTTTGTTTGGAGATGCTTTTATGAATAGCTTAGAAGGACATCACAACGGTCCCCATGTCTGGGTCGGAGGTCATATTTCGGCCTTGAACTCTGCTCCATGGGACCCAGTGTTTTACATGCACCATGCTTACGTCGACGCGGTGTGGGAACGTTTCCGGGAGCAGCAGGTAACAAACGGCATTAACCCTGAAACAGACTACCCAAGAACCCCCCCTCCACCGGAGGGACACGCTGCTAACGACAGGATTGATTTCCGACCTTATATCAACccaattacaaatatttttgcaatgaGAAATCTCGTTGCAAATCTCGTCAGGTATGAGCCTTTCCCGACATGTGAAAACACTTGCAACAGTAGTCCGCATTTATCCTGCGACAGGGCTAGACGGATTTGTGTATCAAGAGAACGACCCGTTGCACAAGGGAACATTGTATCAGCATCGTCTTCCTCTTCATCGGTTGCTATGGGAGCATCTCGGGGGTCTGCATTTAGGGTGGAGTCCCGTTCACAAGCTAGGGCCGAAGCAAGAGGACCTCTCCCCGTCGGTCAAAAATTCCGCAGCTCCCCCATGCAAGACCCACGTAATGGAGCCGACACTATTGGAACAGGACCCGCAGCTGCTCAAATTCGGCAAGCCAGCGTCCAAGTTAGAGCGAGTGCAACTAGCCAATCCCAATCATCGACTCAAACCAGAGTTCGACGAGACGTGTTCCAGAACACCACAGCCCATAGTAACCACCAATCCGTGTCATCCCTTGAGAGATCATTCACCAATACTTTTGTTTTGGACGGTGTCGTGGATTTGAAACGATGGGTCTACGTACCAGTGCGTATTGTATATACTAGGTCTCCAAATGTCCAAGGAGTAGACCCAACATTACTTGGAAATGCTGAACTCGCAAACGACGTTTGCCAAACAGCACATTCTGGTGCTTCAAAAGTGTTTGTAGCTTCTAACGGTCTGAATTATTACGGAAACTACAAAGAGTTTGCCATCATAGACGAGAGACAACCAGTGTCTATCACTACGACAGCAGTCGGGATCAAGAATCCTGAATTCGGGGAAGGAGAAGTGTTGTTCACTTCGTACGATTCTTGTGGTCGGCCATGCCGCCCTCTGTGTCTGACGTCAGTCAACGGTCAACAGAAATACAAGGCTTGCTCTGGAGTCTTCAAGATCTCCTCTGCTGCTCCCACAATGTACAGAAATTCGTACAAAGAAGCCATTGCAGCAAATCTGTTAGAGGAGCTTAATATGGTAGATTCAGGTTCCGATGCATCATCTCCTCCTGTGACCTTTGTGTGTGGAAATAGTAACACTTGGCCTTGGAGCTATTAAACTTTGTATGcaattttattaatgtatttaaatgGTGTATGTTAAGagttttgttgaaataaagatatttttgttattgattatgttatatttttgatttcgatttgcatgaatcatcaaagtttatatttaaggtcttccgtttccaacggaagacctttctattattgtgcgggaaaaaaattaagattattcttatttttctttttttttttttgtttcctagacgcgaactttgaggcttcatatcttgctcatttctgaacggtttttgcttaaattttcagggctaatgtactttacaaaacactatcttaagcaattcataaaatgtagaattccctttccgttaaagagttatttcccttttaaatttttttagggccttttgtttccagacaaaggctctgagactatgatagcagggaatgggaatccaacgaatttcaataacagagacattgtagttgtgcacatttgtttttgtttttagattaccttttttatttaggaaaaggtagggggtcaaaaaacaggatttaaaaaagtgcaaaaatttagacatgttttcctttatatcttttgaacaaaaaacattttgttaagacatgtagaataaaagttgtgcaaaatatcaagggctttcatttgacaccaataaaaaggggctggccccttaaattaagggccaatggcccctaaaaaatattgcttaataactcaaaaacggttaggattttgatatggctgtcgctggaaaagttgtttgttgggatctcatgaaggtcgtttcaatgttattttgtaagtggtttgtgtagtatgagtgtaaaaagctttatatgttagcatgtacctgtttttatttgaca is part of the Magallana gigas chromosome 3, xbMagGiga1.1, whole genome shotgun sequence genome and harbors:
- the LOC117680537 gene encoding tyrosinase-like protein 1, with the translated sequence MKMPRLSNLFAKLFSIMIIQRAFFEKFSNKYQLDRTNKIRIRNKKMIDTYLYAVWLGLIGLSSALLEPTPFPAELQECYEYRAYNMTPSFKAAMHIQNICFRNYQYNQFAAGKVWSGPNITQEGVNYIESLFRQILLEAKHVEKYNKHGGRQKRQAFPGRFRREVRSPGAFQPYANCIQRLQSESVEPATAGRNTYQTMAVFHTGETLRYAHGGPAFAPWHRIYLLLLETACRAPIPYWDSGLDHDMTNPTMSILWSNQFFGNGDGEVMNGPFRDMRTILGTPVIRNYGTGDSALFTKEGLRAVLSQRNYADIAEPLFGDAFMNSLEGHHNGPHVWVGGHISALNSAPWDPVFYMHHAYVDAVWERFREQQVTNGINPETDYPRTPPPPEGHAANDRIDFRPYINPITNIFAMRNLVANLVRYEPFPTCENTCNSSPHLSCDRARRICVSRERPVAQGNIVSASSSSSSVAMGASRGSAFRVESRSQARAEARGPLPVGQKFRSSPMQDPRNGADTIGTGPAAAQIRQASVQVRASATSQSQSSTQTRVRRDVFQNTTAHSNHQSVSSLERSFTNTFVLDGVVDLKRWVYVPVRIVYTRSPNVQGVDPTLLGNAELANDVCQTAHSGASKVFVASNGLNYYGNYKEFAIIDERQPVSITTTAVGIKNPEFGEGEVLFTSYDSCGRPCRPLCLTSVNGQQKYKACSGVFKISSAAPTMYRNSYKEAIAANLLEELNMVDSGSDASSPPVTFVCGNSNTWPWSY